In one window of Rathayibacter caricis DSM 15933 DNA:
- a CDS encoding DUF1684 domain-containing protein — protein MPSTSSSTTAPSRASIDTTESARAGWESWLARRAERVTGPRGDLALVETRWLESGESVDDETALAGYGPTATLSRMRRPNLETGEEEYGYRVWDAASEGVRTFDAIETFPFDAAWVLEAWFEPVDGERTIPFEHLRDNGATRELVVPGDITFSLVDDGRAHEYTVAAFDDGGTLLVPFGDPTNRSDDPDLQSYPVGRFLVVQRLGGAADAGTPGPVLLDFNRAYIPPCGFSPHYNCPLPPAQNRLGVPVTAGERRVLRAAAA, from the coding sequence ATGCCTTCGACGAGCAGCAGCACCACCGCCCCCTCCCGCGCCTCGATCGACACCACCGAGTCGGCGCGAGCCGGCTGGGAGTCGTGGCTCGCCCGCCGCGCCGAGCGCGTCACCGGCCCCCGCGGCGACCTCGCCCTGGTCGAGACCCGCTGGCTCGAGTCCGGCGAGAGCGTCGACGACGAGACGGCGCTCGCCGGGTACGGACCCACCGCCACCCTCTCGCGGATGCGCCGCCCGAACCTCGAGACCGGCGAGGAGGAGTACGGCTACCGCGTCTGGGACGCCGCCTCGGAGGGCGTCCGCACGTTCGACGCCATCGAGACGTTCCCCTTCGACGCCGCCTGGGTGCTCGAGGCCTGGTTCGAGCCGGTCGACGGGGAGCGGACGATCCCCTTCGAGCACCTGCGGGACAACGGGGCGACCCGCGAGCTCGTCGTGCCCGGCGACATCACCTTCTCGCTGGTCGACGACGGCCGCGCCCACGAGTACACCGTCGCCGCGTTCGACGACGGAGGCACGCTGCTGGTGCCGTTCGGCGACCCGACCAACCGCTCGGACGACCCGGATCTGCAGAGCTACCCCGTCGGCCGGTTCCTCGTGGTGCAGCGCCTGGGCGGCGCGGCCGACGCCGGCACGCCCGGCCCGGTCCTGCTCGACTTCAACCGCGCGTACATCCCGCCCTGCGGCTTCTCGCCGCACTACAACTGCCCGCTGCCACCGGCGCAGAACCGCCTCGGCGTGCCGGTGACCGCCGGCGAGCGCCGGGTGCTGCGCGCGGCCGCCGCGTGA
- a CDS encoding MFS transporter: MSRFGRRGSFWVSTLVLALCLWSSGAPSVLYPTYAQEWGLSSVVVTSVFAAYPAALLLSLLVVGDLSDVIGRRRTMLLGIALIAVSAIVFSLAGGVALLYVGRALQGVGTALALSAASASLVDNNVSANPRLPSSLTTVSTSTGLTLSLLVSGALAQYAPLPLQLSYWVLALVGLLTIVMLALSRDDRPEGAARWRPRFPHVAPELRMVYAGATLAVSVAYATGALVLSLGAQMARELTGATDLLVIGSALALSSVVIGVTALAIQRVPAHTLIVTGAGAAIAGLALMEWAASSGSFALFLAFSVVSGVGYSLSFSGGLSLVGRAAPAEHRGSMISAVYLVSYLGQAVTAVAAGALATSLGLELALDLVAPVVALLCVAAGVVALLDLRRRRIAVRPASA, from the coding sequence ATGAGCCGCTTCGGCCGTCGCGGCAGCTTCTGGGTGTCCACCCTGGTGCTGGCGCTGTGCCTCTGGTCCAGCGGTGCCCCGTCGGTCCTCTACCCGACGTACGCGCAGGAGTGGGGACTGTCGTCGGTCGTCGTCACCTCGGTCTTCGCGGCGTACCCCGCGGCGCTGCTCCTGAGCCTCCTGGTGGTCGGCGACCTCTCGGACGTCATCGGCCGGCGGCGCACGATGCTCCTGGGCATCGCGTTGATCGCGGTCTCGGCGATCGTCTTCTCGCTGGCGGGCGGAGTCGCGCTGCTCTACGTCGGCCGGGCTCTGCAGGGCGTCGGCACGGCCCTCGCCCTGAGCGCGGCGAGCGCCTCCCTCGTCGACAACAACGTCTCGGCCAATCCGCGACTGCCGTCCTCGCTGACCACGGTCTCGACCTCGACGGGACTCACCCTCTCGCTCCTGGTCTCGGGCGCGCTGGCGCAGTACGCGCCGCTGCCCCTGCAGCTGAGCTACTGGGTGCTCGCCCTGGTCGGACTGCTCACGATCGTGATGCTCGCCCTCAGCCGCGACGACCGCCCCGAGGGCGCGGCCCGTTGGCGCCCTCGTTTTCCGCACGTCGCTCCGGAACTCCGCATGGTCTACGCCGGGGCGACGCTGGCCGTCTCGGTCGCCTACGCCACCGGGGCTCTCGTGCTCTCGCTGGGCGCTCAGATGGCCCGGGAGCTGACCGGCGCGACCGACCTGCTCGTGATCGGCTCGGCCCTCGCCCTGTCCTCGGTCGTGATCGGAGTGACGGCCCTCGCGATCCAGCGCGTCCCGGCGCACACGCTGATCGTCACCGGCGCCGGCGCGGCGATCGCCGGGCTCGCGCTGATGGAGTGGGCCGCGTCGAGCGGCTCCTTCGCCCTCTTCCTCGCCTTCAGCGTCGTCAGCGGAGTCGGCTACTCCCTGAGCTTCTCGGGCGGGCTCTCGCTCGTCGGCCGGGCGGCGCCGGCCGAGCACCGCGGCTCGATGATCTCGGCCGTGTACCTCGTCAGCTACCTCGGCCAGGCCGTCACGGCGGTCGCCGCCGGAGCGCTGGCGACGTCGCTGGGGCTCGAGCTCGCTCTGGATCTCGTCGCCCCCGTGGTCGCCCTGCTGTGCGTGGCGGCCGGAGTGGTCGCCCTGCTCGACCTGCGACGGCGCCGGATCGCGGTGCGGCCCGCGAGCGCCTAG
- a CDS encoding PrsW family intramembrane metalloprotease — protein MSAYPPPAPARPSIVPTVLGALGVALLGVLLLLVLAYVVLGLGVSAAAVCAVVALVPLLVVLSGVRWVDRWEPEAPLGLWFAFLWGAAGSVAISLLVDLGVQIAVYASGEQPSGSDFVGAVIQAPLVEESAKGLGVLLILLIWRRTFDGPVDGIVYAAVVASGFAFVENILYFGSALVEGGLGSLAVTFFLRGVLSPFAHVLFTSCTGAALGFAVSRRAGAAVPIALLGLAAAVFLHALWNGSSFLVADWFGFYGVVQVPLFVVAVVVVVLLRRQERRVTLERLGDYAAAGWLSPAEVRMIGTAEGRRTAMRWARTAGGDRPRAMSAFLRSATRLAHLRQQQVAGRGGRTGAVDERVLLEELVARRTALTGR, from the coding sequence ATGAGCGCCTATCCGCCGCCGGCTCCCGCCCGCCCCTCGATCGTCCCGACCGTGCTCGGCGCCCTCGGAGTCGCGCTGCTGGGGGTCCTGCTGCTGCTCGTGCTCGCCTACGTGGTGCTGGGGCTCGGAGTGAGCGCCGCGGCGGTCTGCGCGGTCGTCGCGCTCGTGCCGCTGCTCGTCGTGCTGTCGGGCGTGCGCTGGGTCGACCGCTGGGAGCCGGAGGCGCCCCTGGGGCTGTGGTTCGCGTTCCTGTGGGGCGCGGCGGGATCGGTCGCGATCTCGCTGCTGGTCGACCTGGGCGTGCAGATCGCGGTCTACGCCTCGGGGGAGCAGCCGAGCGGATCCGACTTCGTCGGCGCCGTGATCCAGGCGCCGCTCGTCGAGGAGAGCGCCAAGGGCCTGGGCGTGCTGCTGATCCTGCTGATCTGGCGCCGCACCTTCGACGGGCCCGTCGACGGCATCGTCTACGCGGCGGTCGTGGCCTCGGGCTTCGCCTTCGTCGAGAACATCCTCTACTTCGGCAGCGCTCTGGTGGAGGGCGGGCTCGGCTCGCTCGCGGTCACGTTCTTCCTCCGCGGGGTGCTCTCGCCGTTCGCCCACGTGCTCTTCACCTCGTGCACGGGAGCGGCGCTGGGCTTCGCCGTGTCGCGGCGGGCGGGTGCGGCCGTGCCGATCGCGCTGCTCGGCCTCGCCGCTGCGGTGTTCCTGCACGCGCTGTGGAACGGCTCGTCGTTCCTCGTCGCCGACTGGTTCGGCTTCTACGGAGTGGTGCAAGTGCCGCTGTTCGTCGTCGCGGTCGTGGTCGTCGTGCTGCTGCGGCGGCAGGAGCGCCGGGTCACCCTCGAGCGCCTCGGCGACTACGCCGCGGCCGGCTGGCTCTCGCCCGCCGAGGTGCGCATGATCGGCACGGCGGAGGGGCGCCGGACGGCGATGCGCTGGGCGCGGACCGCGGGCGGCGACCGGCCGCGGGCGATGAGCGCGTTCCTCCGCTCGGCCACCCGGCTGGCCCACCTGCGTCAGCAGCAGGTGGCGGGGCGCGGTGGACGCACGGGAGCGGTCGACGAGCGCGTGCTGCTCGAGGAGCTCGTGGCCCGGCGGACGGCGCTGACCGGGCGCTAG
- a CDS encoding DNA-3-methyladenine glycosylase 2 family protein, whose amino-acid sequence MPVSDPLFEERYRAVASRDARFDGRFITGVHSTGIYCRPSCPATTPRAANVRFYPTAAAAHEAGLRACKRCLPDAVPGSPEWNLRDDTAARAMRLIADGVVDREGVEGLASRLGYGARHLGRILREELGAPPLALARAQRAQTARLLLTGTELPVSEVAFAAGFASIRQFNATIAEVYERTPSELRASARGGRTGVAVQPGATTLELRLPVRAPFDSGVLDALAASAIPGLEEGGRGRHTRSLLLPGGPAVVRLEVDGAAVRCSAALASVADIAPLVSRVRRLLDLDADARAIDEALGADPVLAPLVAATPGIRLPGSVDPAETLVRVLLDGRPAVLARLVALLGDPLPPALAGADVSRTFPSSAVIAADGDAVPGRAAETVRRVCALLADGALRLDAGASREELSERLLAVPGVSARTAVAVAMRVTGDPDVLQTEQRGVRRGAIAVGLGGAPLALAAAGRRWAPWRSYAGEHLRRAADDPRRATGPRQAG is encoded by the coding sequence GTGCCCGTCTCCGATCCGCTCTTCGAGGAGCGCTACCGCGCCGTCGCCTCCCGCGACGCCCGCTTCGACGGACGCTTCATCACCGGGGTGCACTCGACCGGCATCTACTGCCGGCCGAGCTGCCCCGCCACGACGCCCCGCGCCGCGAACGTGCGCTTCTACCCCACCGCGGCCGCCGCGCACGAGGCCGGGCTGCGCGCCTGCAAACGCTGCCTGCCCGACGCCGTGCCCGGGTCGCCGGAGTGGAACCTGCGCGACGACACGGCCGCCCGCGCCATGCGCCTCATCGCCGACGGCGTCGTCGACCGGGAGGGCGTCGAGGGCCTGGCGTCGCGACTCGGCTACGGAGCGCGTCACCTCGGCCGGATCCTGCGCGAGGAGCTCGGCGCGCCTCCGCTCGCCCTCGCCCGGGCCCAGCGCGCGCAGACCGCACGACTGCTGCTCACCGGGACGGAGCTGCCCGTGTCGGAGGTGGCCTTCGCGGCCGGCTTCGCGAGCATCCGCCAGTTCAACGCGACGATCGCCGAGGTGTACGAGCGGACGCCGAGCGAGCTGCGCGCCTCGGCCCGCGGCGGCCGCACCGGGGTCGCCGTGCAGCCCGGCGCGACGACGCTCGAGCTGCGGCTGCCCGTCCGAGCTCCGTTCGACTCCGGCGTCCTCGACGCGCTCGCGGCGTCGGCGATCCCGGGGCTGGAGGAGGGGGGCCGCGGCCGTCACACGCGCTCGCTCCTGCTGCCGGGCGGGCCGGCCGTCGTCCGGCTGGAGGTCGACGGTGCCGCGGTGCGCTGCTCCGCCGCCCTCGCCTCCGTCGCCGACATCGCGCCGCTCGTCTCGCGGGTGCGCCGGCTGCTCGACCTCGACGCCGACGCGCGCGCGATCGACGAGGCGCTCGGTGCCGATCCGGTGCTCGCCCCGCTCGTCGCGGCGACCCCCGGGATCCGGCTGCCCGGCTCCGTCGACCCCGCCGAGACCCTGGTGCGCGTCCTGCTCGACGGGCGCCCCGCCGTGCTGGCCCGGCTGGTCGCGCTCCTCGGCGATCCGCTGCCCCCGGCGCTCGCCGGCGCGGACGTCTCGCGCACTTTCCCCTCCTCCGCCGTGATCGCGGCCGACGGAGACGCGGTGCCGGGTCGAGCGGCCGAGACCGTCCGTCGGGTCTGCGCCCTGCTCGCCGACGGCGCGTTGCGGCTGGACGCCGGAGCGAGCCGCGAGGAGCTGTCGGAGCGACTGCTCGCGGTCCCCGGCGTCTCGGCCAGGACCGCCGTGGCGGTGGCCATGCGCGTCACCGGCGATCCCGACGTCCTGCAGACAGAGCAGAGGGGCGTCCGACGCGGAGCGATCGCGGTCGGGCTCGGTGGTGCTCCCCTCGCGCTCGCCGCGGCCGGACGCCGCTGGGCCCCCTGGCGCAGCTACGCCGGAGAGCACCTGCGGCGCGCGGCCGACGATCCGCGGCGGGCTACTGGTCCGCGGCAGGCGGGATGA
- a CDS encoding aspartate ammonia-lyase, whose translation MTLSSSTLPESDQEGPAVTRTESDSLGSLEIPDDAYWGIHTARALENFPISKRPISIYPDLVRALATVKLAAARANTELGTLPAHKAELIEAACRRIIDGEFHDQFVVGVIQGGAGTSTNMNTNEVVANVALEIAGRPKGDYGTLHPLDDVNRSQSTNDVYPTAIKMAMTWSLRRLLDELALLRESFSQKAVEFGGVLKVGRTQLQDAVPMTLGQEFHGFATTLGEDHARLSETIWLLAEVNIGATAIGTGITADPRYGAAAVRHLNDITDLDLEMAQDLVEATSDTGVFMSFSSALKRSAIKLSKICNDLRLLSSGPQAGFGEINLPPRQAGSSIMPGKVNPVIPEVVNQVAYSVAGADVTVTMAAEAGQLQLNAFEPVIAHSLLQSITWMTQACLTLRVNCIDGITANTARLEAMVASSVGVVTALTPSIGYTASAAIAKAALATGRNVADLVVEAGLMSREEVLRLISPARLSGIEAMTASLPIIPPAADQ comes from the coding sequence GTGACCCTCTCATCGAGCACCCTCCCCGAGAGCGACCAGGAAGGACCCGCCGTGACCCGCACCGAGAGCGACTCCCTCGGCTCGCTCGAGATCCCGGACGACGCCTACTGGGGCATCCACACCGCCCGGGCCCTCGAGAACTTCCCCATCTCGAAGCGCCCGATCTCGATCTACCCGGATCTGGTCAGGGCGCTGGCGACCGTCAAGCTCGCCGCCGCGCGCGCGAACACCGAGCTCGGCACCCTGCCCGCGCACAAGGCAGAGCTGATCGAGGCCGCCTGCCGTCGGATCATCGACGGCGAGTTCCACGACCAGTTCGTGGTCGGAGTGATCCAGGGCGGTGCCGGCACGTCCACGAACATGAACACGAACGAGGTCGTCGCGAACGTGGCGCTCGAGATCGCCGGGCGCCCCAAGGGCGACTACGGCACCCTCCATCCGCTCGACGACGTCAACCGGAGCCAGTCGACGAACGACGTCTACCCGACGGCGATCAAGATGGCCATGACCTGGTCGCTGCGCCGGCTGCTGGACGAGCTGGCGCTGCTCCGCGAGTCGTTCTCGCAGAAGGCGGTCGAGTTCGGCGGCGTGCTGAAGGTCGGGCGCACGCAGCTGCAGGACGCGGTGCCGATGACGCTCGGCCAGGAGTTCCACGGCTTCGCCACGACCCTCGGCGAGGACCACGCGCGCCTGTCCGAGACGATCTGGCTCCTCGCCGAGGTCAACATCGGAGCGACCGCCATCGGCACCGGCATCACCGCGGATCCCCGCTACGGTGCCGCGGCGGTGCGCCACCTCAACGACATCACCGACCTCGATCTCGAGATGGCGCAGGACCTCGTCGAGGCGACGAGCGACACCGGCGTCTTCATGTCGTTCTCGAGCGCGCTGAAGCGCTCGGCGATCAAGCTGTCGAAGATCTGCAACGACCTGCGCCTGCTCTCCTCCGGGCCCCAGGCGGGCTTCGGCGAGATCAACCTGCCGCCGCGGCAGGCCGGCTCGAGCATCATGCCCGGCAAGGTCAACCCGGTGATCCCCGAGGTCGTGAACCAGGTCGCGTACTCGGTCGCGGGGGCGGACGTCACGGTGACCATGGCGGCCGAGGCGGGGCAGCTCCAGCTCAACGCCTTCGAGCCCGTCATCGCCCACTCGCTCCTGCAGAGCATCACCTGGATGACCCAGGCCTGCCTCACCCTCCGCGTGAACTGCATCGACGGCATCACCGCGAACACCGCCCGGCTGGAGGCGATGGTGGCGTCGAGTGTCGGCGTCGTGACCGCGCTCACGCCGAGCATCGGCTACACGGCGTCGGCGGCGATCGCCAAGGCGGCCCTCGCGACCGGGCGCAACGTCGCCGATCTCGTCGTCGAGGCGGGGCTGATGTCGCGGGAGGAGGTGCTGCGGCTGATCTCGCCCGCGCGCCTGTCCGGCATCGAGGCGATGACGGCGTCCCTGCCGATCATCCCGCCTGCCGCGGACCAGTAG
- a CDS encoding gamma-glutamyl-gamma-aminobutyrate hydrolase family protein, translating into MQQTTAPGPMVGLTTYRERIVSGVWDLEAPYLPASYVDSVTRAGGVALLLPPQPASPDVARAVVDRLDALVITGGLDIDPALYGQEPHPETDLPRPDRDAWEDALLTAALEADLPLLGVCRGAQLLNVALGGTLHQHLPEVVGDTRYQAAGGVFSHVDVAIAPLSRLEDLLGVRSLVAMVHHHQAVDRVAEGLVVTARTADGTIEAVELPGRRFALGVQWHPEEDSADDRLFSGLVAAARGHRDRAAES; encoded by the coding sequence ATGCAGCAGACGACCGCGCCCGGCCCGATGGTCGGCCTGACCACCTACCGCGAGCGCATCGTGTCCGGCGTCTGGGACCTCGAGGCGCCGTACCTCCCCGCCAGCTACGTCGACTCCGTCACCCGGGCCGGCGGAGTCGCGCTGCTCCTGCCGCCGCAGCCCGCCTCTCCCGACGTGGCCCGCGCCGTCGTCGACCGCCTCGACGCCCTGGTGATCACGGGCGGTCTCGACATCGATCCGGCCCTCTACGGTCAGGAGCCGCATCCCGAGACCGACCTCCCGCGCCCGGACCGCGACGCGTGGGAGGACGCCCTGCTGACGGCCGCCCTCGAGGCCGACCTGCCGCTGCTGGGGGTCTGCCGCGGAGCCCAGCTGCTCAACGTCGCCCTCGGCGGCACATTGCATCAGCACCTGCCCGAGGTCGTCGGCGACACCCGCTACCAGGCGGCCGGCGGCGTCTTCTCGCACGTCGACGTCGCCATCGCTCCGCTATCACGACTGGAGGACCTGCTCGGTGTCCGGTCGCTCGTCGCGATGGTGCACCACCACCAGGCGGTCGACCGGGTGGCGGAGGGACTCGTCGTCACCGCGCGGACGGCCGACGGCACGATCGAGGCCGTCGAGCTGCCGGGCCGGCGCTTCGCCCTCGGCGTGCAGTGGCACCCGGAGGAGGACTCCGCCGACGACCGCCTCTTCAGCGGCCTCGTCGCCGCGGCCCGCGGGCACCGCGACAGGGCGGCCGAGAGCTGA
- a CDS encoding DUF4190 domain-containing protein, with protein MSSDETTPRSSTASEQPTEDLGMRATAVLPDPVVEERDTLRIEGASQHAEQVRPEEVRAEDVRASYPAPYGTPSVPPQTVPAAPSTPFSLTSLILGVTSVFFGLTVIAPVAGLVFGLLGLRREPTGRTLAIWGIVLNAVMIGLVGLFLAFLIVAGLLLPLVAVATGDYR; from the coding sequence ATGTCCAGCGACGAGACCACCCCCCGCAGCAGCACCGCCTCCGAGCAGCCGACCGAGGATCTCGGGATGCGCGCCACGGCCGTGCTCCCGGACCCGGTGGTCGAGGAGCGCGACACGCTCCGCATCGAAGGGGCGTCGCAGCACGCCGAGCAGGTGCGCCCCGAGGAGGTGCGCGCCGAGGACGTGCGCGCGTCCTACCCCGCGCCGTACGGGACCCCGAGCGTCCCGCCGCAGACCGTTCCCGCCGCTCCGTCGACGCCGTTCTCGCTCACCAGCCTGATCCTCGGCGTCACCTCGGTCTTCTTCGGCCTGACGGTGATCGCCCCGGTCGCCGGCCTCGTCTTCGGCCTCCTGGGGCTCCGTCGCGAGCCCACCGGGCGCACCCTGGCCATCTGGGGCATCGTCCTCAACGCGGTGATGATCGGGCTCGTCGGCCTGTTCCTCGCGTTCCTGATCGTCGCCGGGCTGCTGCTGCCGCTCGTCGCGGTCGCGACCGGCGACTACCGCTGA
- a CDS encoding DUF4870 domain-containing protein, with amino-acid sequence MTDDEIRHRTRDSRGARAVWFAGLSAVAGFVLLSPLISLTATVMTWGAKRRIGGLSDRNGVVAVNWQLTYLALQLMLVPLHLALVSVRDTLSADWPVVTITAILALAVLNLVVCIVLGIRSGRGKSVRLPIAVPFVRSSRPLR; translated from the coding sequence ATGACCGACGACGAGATCCGGCACCGGACCCGCGACAGCCGCGGTGCCCGCGCGGTGTGGTTCGCCGGGCTGAGCGCGGTCGCCGGCTTCGTGCTCCTCTCTCCGCTGATCTCGCTCACCGCGACGGTGATGACCTGGGGCGCGAAGCGGCGGATCGGCGGCCTCAGCGATCGCAACGGCGTCGTCGCCGTGAACTGGCAGCTCACCTACCTCGCCCTGCAGCTCATGCTGGTGCCCCTCCACCTGGCGCTGGTCTCGGTGCGCGACACCCTCAGCGCCGACTGGCCGGTCGTCACGATCACGGCGATCCTGGCGCTCGCGGTGCTCAACCTCGTGGTGTGCATCGTGCTCGGGATCCGCTCCGGCCGCGGGAAGAGCGTGCGCCTGCCGATCGCGGTGCCGTTCGTCCGCTCCTCCCGCCCGCTGCGCTAA
- a CDS encoding alpha/beta fold hydrolase, translating to MTPIAFPSPVFVVADDGTRLATYSVGDEGAPTVLAVHGFASNAVLNWETAGWLRTLVRAGYRVVALDQRGHGASEKPHRTGAYGVDVMVEDLVRVIESYDLVAPHMLGYSLGSRMSWVLGLRHPGLVATLSLGGLTVGEPLTRFDAEAARARVASGGEIDDRFTRAFIGMAEGVAGNDLAALVAVADGVRGGAHPEAGEHPAAPMLLVTGGADPIAPDGARLAAAAGARFVEVPGRDHTSTVPARAFKEAVLAFLAEHP from the coding sequence GTGACCCCGATCGCGTTCCCCTCCCCCGTCTTCGTCGTCGCGGACGACGGCACCCGACTGGCCACCTACTCCGTCGGCGACGAGGGCGCGCCGACCGTTCTCGCGGTGCACGGCTTCGCGTCCAACGCCGTCCTCAACTGGGAGACGGCGGGCTGGCTCCGCACGCTCGTCCGCGCCGGGTACCGGGTGGTCGCGCTCGACCAGCGCGGTCACGGCGCGAGCGAGAAGCCGCACCGCACCGGGGCCTACGGAGTCGACGTCATGGTCGAGGACCTCGTGCGGGTGATCGAGTCGTACGACCTGGTCGCTCCTCACATGCTCGGCTACTCGCTGGGGTCGCGGATGAGCTGGGTCCTGGGCCTCCGGCACCCCGGGCTCGTCGCGACGCTCAGCCTCGGCGGGCTCACCGTCGGCGAGCCGCTCACCCGGTTCGACGCCGAGGCGGCCCGGGCGCGCGTGGCGAGCGGAGGGGAGATCGACGACCGCTTCACCCGCGCGTTCATCGGGATGGCCGAGGGCGTCGCCGGCAACGACCTCGCAGCGCTCGTCGCCGTGGCCGACGGCGTGCGCGGCGGAGCGCATCCCGAGGCGGGCGAGCACCCGGCGGCCCCGATGCTCCTGGTGACGGGCGGAGCCGATCCGATCGCCCCCGACGGCGCCCGGCTCGCCGCCGCGGCCGGCGCCCGCTTCGTCGAGGTGCCCGGCCGCGATCACACGAGCACGGTGCCCGCGCGCGCGTTCAAGGAGGCGGTGCTCGCGTTCCTCGCGGAGCACCCCTGA
- a CDS encoding NAD(P)H-quinone oxidoreductase, with product MHALRVVAPGPDSRLVLEEVPTPTPREGEVLLHVAAAGVNRADLGQRAGVYPPPPGASEILGMEVSGSVVEVGRGVSGVAVGDEVCALLSGGGYAEYVAVDAGLLLPVPASVGLVSAAALPEATATVWSNLVMVAGLRAGETVLIHGGGSGIGTAAIQIAHAVGAMVAVTAGSPRKLDACRALGADVLIDYREEDFVARIREETDGRGVDVILDPIGGDYLARDVEALATGGRIVFIGNQSGTEGALDIGLLMRKRGAVHATTLRARPLEERRAIIAQVREKLWPLVADGGIRPVIDEVVPLAEAERAHERMRASGHIGKLLLTP from the coding sequence ATGCATGCCCTCCGCGTCGTCGCACCAGGACCAGACTCCCGTCTCGTGCTCGAGGAGGTGCCGACCCCGACTCCCCGCGAGGGCGAGGTGCTGCTGCACGTCGCGGCCGCCGGTGTGAACCGCGCTGATCTCGGCCAGCGGGCCGGGGTCTACCCGCCGCCGCCCGGCGCCTCCGAGATCCTCGGCATGGAGGTGTCCGGCTCGGTCGTCGAGGTGGGGCGCGGCGTCTCGGGCGTCGCGGTGGGCGACGAGGTCTGCGCGCTGCTCTCGGGCGGGGGCTACGCCGAGTACGTCGCGGTCGACGCGGGGCTCCTCCTGCCGGTGCCCGCCTCGGTCGGGCTCGTCTCGGCGGCGGCGCTGCCCGAGGCGACCGCGACGGTCTGGTCGAACCTCGTGATGGTGGCGGGGCTGCGGGCGGGAGAGACGGTCCTGATCCACGGCGGAGGGAGCGGCATCGGCACTGCGGCGATCCAGATCGCGCACGCCGTCGGGGCGATGGTCGCGGTGACGGCCGGGAGCCCGCGCAAGCTCGACGCGTGCCGGGCGCTGGGAGCGGACGTCCTGATCGACTACCGCGAGGAGGACTTCGTCGCTCGGATCCGCGAGGAGACCGACGGCCGCGGGGTCGACGTGATCCTGGATCCGATCGGCGGCGACTACCTCGCGCGCGACGTGGAGGCTCTGGCGACGGGTGGGCGCATCGTCTTCATCGGCAACCAGTCCGGGACGGAGGGAGCGCTCGACATCGGGCTGCTGATGCGCAAGCGCGGCGCGGTGCACGCGACGACACTGCGGGCGAGGCCACTCGAGGAGCGGCGGGCGATCATCGCCCAGGTGCGCGAGAAGCTCTGGCCGCTGGTCGCCGACGGCGGCATCCGCCCGGTGATCGACGAGGTCGTGCCCCTGGCCGAGGCCGAGCGGGCGCACGAGCGGATGCGGGCGTCGGGCCACATCGGCAAGCTGCTGCTCACGCCGTGA